Genomic DNA from Cytobacillus sp. IB215665:
CAATATAAATGCGATCTGCTTCGTCTAATGCCTCACTAATATGATGATCAATAGCCAATTTTCCACGGTCATCTTGATATTGTTGAATAATTTTGCGCACGACAAGTGGCTGTTCATCGATTTCTTTTAACATATAGTGTGGGTATGTTCCCTTTTCTATATCACTCGCATCAAGCTCTGCAGTAAATGGCTCACGTTCTTTGACGACACCTTGTAAGTTTTTAATAACCATTTGCTGCGCTGTAACAATAACAATTTCCTTATCCATTAATTCGATGAACTGATCTGTTACTTGTAACATCGCCATTGCATCACTTGCAACTACATTAAAGTTGTCACCGACTCCAACTAATAATGGACTTTTATTTTTGGCTACATAAATCGTCTCATCATTTTCTGCATCTATCATTGTAATCGCATATGAACCTTTCAGCTCACTCATTGTTTTACGAAAGGCTTCTTCTACAGATAAACCTTCAACGACAAATTGCTCAATCATTTGGACAATAACTTCTGTATCTGTCTCACTTTGTAAAGTGATATTCTGTAAATATGCATTCTTTAACAATAAGTAGTTCTCTATTACACCATTATGCACTAACGTGAATCGACCACATGCACTTTGATGAGGATGCGCATTAGTTTTACTAGGTACACCATGTGTAGCCCATCTTGTATGGCCAATCCCCATCGATGAGTCTACGTGACTATCTACATTTTCTCGTAATGTAGCAATTCGTCCCTTTTCTTTAAATACGTGTACACCAGATTCATTTACAACTGCTATTCCAGCTGAATCATAACCACGATACTCGAGTTTCTCAAGCCCTTTTAATAAAATTTCCTTTACATCCTGTTGACCAATATATCCTACAATTCCGCACATGTTTCTTCGTCCTCCCTAATAATAAGGGGGCAAGGAAGTATGGGGACTTACTCGCCCCCTTGCCAAGTTGTTTTTTTTGCTGATTATACACATACGCTTGTGCAAAAAGTCACCTCTTTGTTTTCGTATATGCTTGCGGTCGTAATCAGTGCAACCGGGAGGTATCCGCCGATAAATCGATAAACCTCCTCCTCGTCAACTAAGTTGTTCGTCCTTTACTTAGTTCAGGCGCTTAAATATGTCGTTTTCCTACCCTACCTTTCTGTCCTTGAATAAAGCTATACCTAATATCTTACATGATTTCCATTCGTATCGTCAAATTTAACTGTATATTTTCAACACTTACCTCTAATCTCGAGCTATTGCTCTATTTATAAAATATGCATGATAAACACATTACGTGTTAGTTAAGGTGCCCATGAGCAAGATAGCATCCTAAAACACCCTCACATATCTATTTCTTGTGAGGGTGTTTTCATCTATTATTAAGAGCGAACTTGTACACATATTCTTCAAACGTTTAGCAAGCTTATACCTCTGATGTCTCTTCTTTCACGACAGCAACAATGCGTTCAACATATTCTTGGCACAATTCCTCTGTCGATGCTTCTGCCATCACACGAATGAGTGGTTCAGTACCAGATGGACGGACCAGAACTCGACCATTGCCATTCATTTCACGCTCAACAGATTCGATCACTTGTTTGATTTTATCATTTTCTAGCACTTTATTTTTATCAGTAACTCTCACATTCACTAGTAGCTGAGGAAACTTTTTCATTTCATTCGCAAGTTGAGACAATGGCTTTTGTGTTGCTCTCATAATGTTAACGAGCTGAATCCCTGTTAATAAACCATCACCAGTCGTGTTATAGTCTAAAAAGATGATATGACCTGATTGTTCTCCACCTAGGCTATAACCATTTTTCTTCATTTCTTCGACAACATAACGGTCACCTACCGCTGTTTGTATACTTTGTACTTCAATTTCTTCTAATCCTTTATAGAAACCAATATTACTCATTACAGTAGATACGACTGTTTGATGCTTTAGGCGTCCCTGCTCTTTCAAATATTTACTACAAATAAACATAATTTGATCGCCATCAACAATATCACCGTTCTCATCAATAGCAATTAACCGATCTCCATCACCATCAAATGCAAGACCAAGGTCAGCCCCCTTTTCTTTTACGAGATCTGACAAACTTCCTGGATGTGTTGAGCCCACGTTATCATTAATATTCACACCATTTGGTGAAGTTCCCATCGTTGATATATCTGCTTCTAAATCAGCAAACAGATGTGGCGCTAATGATGAAGTAGCACCATGCGCACAATCAAGTGCGACGTGTATGCCAGAAAAGTCCTCATCAACAGATTGTTTTAAAAACTGTAAATATTTTTGTCCACCTTCAAAGTAGTCATTCACTTGCCCTAAGTCGCCTCCGATTGGACGTGGCAACTCATCTTCAGGTCGATCCAACAATTCTTCTATCTCTGCTTCTTGTTCATCTGACAATTTAAAACCGTCAGGACCAAAGAATTTAATCCCATTATCTTGAACAGGGTTATGAGAAGCAGAAATCATTACACCTGCTTGAGAACCTAGCGCTTTCGTTAAGTAAGCAATACCTGGTGTAGAGATAACTCCTAATCTCATCACTTCGGCTCCAATTGATAGTAGACCTGCGACAAGAGCCCCTTCAAGCATATGACCAGAAATACGGGTGTCTCTCCCGATAAGAACTTTAGGACGTTCTTCATCCTTTGTTAGGACATACCCTCCAAAACGACCAATTTTGAATGCTAATTCTGGCGTCAACTCACTATTAGCAACCCCTCGCACTCCATCTGTACCAAAATATTTACTCATTTCCTTTATTCGCTCCTTTTTAGGACAATTACCGTTTATATATTTACTCAATACCAGATATATTAACTTTCACAGTTTCTATAGGTATTTCCAAAGAAATATCGATCGGTTCAATGCCTTCTTCATTTAAAATAGACACCTCAACAGGTACTTCATAATCTCCTACAGGTAAATTCGCTACATCTATCGTTGCTGTAATATTATTGTTGCTTATATTTTCAATAGAGCTCTTTCTACCTGTTACCGTTATATCTAGTACACCGTTTTCCAGGTCAGAAAAGCTTAAGGCTAAGCCTTCTCCTAACCCTTCATAATCGATCGGTATATCGGCAAAAGTTTCTGTAACCTCTTCTTCTACATCAATCGCAACCTTCACTTCTACAGGATCTATTTTCGCAGCTCCTTCAGGAAGCTTAATAGGGATGATGATTTCTTCATCTTTAGTTATGCTATTAAGATCGATAGGAATGTCAATGACATCATCTTTCGTAATACTATCAATGACATTTTTCGGTCCATAGACAGTTACTTTATCCGGAACCATTTCAATGTTCTTGATGTATATACCTTGTAACGTTCCTTCTTCTATAAAATTAAGTGGTACTACTTTATTTGGACTTGTAATGGAAACCCCAACACTAATATTTGCTGGTTCAACTTCCACATTTAATGGTTGCCCATCTTTATCATGTACTGTCACTGATGATTCAACTGTTATATCATCAATAACATCCTGTAAATCAATATAAGCTCTTACGATTGCAGTTCTTTCAACCTCTTCTTTTGCCCCTGTTATGGAGACTATAGTAGGTTCAGGCACCAAGTTCTCTACAGTATACCCTTCTGTTACTAAAGATTCATTATAATCCACTTTGATAGCAAATTCTTGCGTTACTTTTTCATGCAAAGCTACCTCATATCGGGATTTTGGTTCAAATGTAACGTTTACCTTATCATCCACATTCTCATATTCTAGCGTTACTAAGTAATTACCCTCTGATTTGTTTTCTAGGTTAGCATAAACTTTTATATTTCTTAATGCTATTATCGTTTTAACTTTGCTTGTTGGTCCATCTAATCTCACATCAACTGATTGAGGAGCACCTGTTACAACAAATCGCTCTTGATCATACAAAACCTCAACAGGTATGTCTTCTAATATTTCAGTTGAATCATCAAAAAGAGGTAGCGTAAGGCTTCCATCACTCTGCTCTTTCTGTTCTTGAATATAGACAGACATATACAGCATCAAGGCCAATAACAGGGCGATAATCCTCATAAACCATCGATTGTTCATGAACTTATCCATTCTTTTGCCACCTCCATTGCCAACGAGTAGAAGTAGCCTGGTTTTGAGTTGGTTTTAGTTCATTTGTAAGAAGTTCTCGAAAAGAATCTTGTGTTAAATCTCTATGTAATTCACCATTCTTAGTTAGAGAAATACTACCAGTTTCTTCTGAAACAACGATGGTAAGACTATCAGTTACTTCACTGACACCTAACGCTGCTCGATGCCTTGTTCCAAGCTCCTTAGATATAAATGGACTTTCTGACAATGGTAAATAACACGCTGCTGCAGCCACTTGATTATTCTGCAATACGACTGCTCCATCATGAAGTGGTGTATTTGGGATAAAAATATTGATAAGCAATTCGGAAGAAACCTTAGCATGAAGTGGTATTCCTGTTTCAATATAATCGCTCATCCCTGTTTCACGCTCAATAGTAATCAAAGCGCCAATACGACGTTTTGCCATATAACCTGTAGCTTTTACAATGGCTTCAATTGAGTTTGCTTGTTCTTCTTCCTCATTAATCGTAATTCTTGAAAAGAATCTACCTCGTCCTAATTGTTCTAGTGCACGACGTAGTTCAGGCTGAAAAATAATAATGATAGCTAAAAATCCCCATGTTATCACTTGGTTCATTAACCACCCTAATGTTTTTAAGCCCAAATACTGACTTAATATGTGAATGGTTATAATAACAGTGATTCCTTTGAGAAGCTGTACAGCTCTCGTTCCTCGGACGACCATTATTAGCTTATAGATAACATACCAAACAACGAGAATATCGACGATAATACCTAGATAATTAAAGATTGAGAGACCCTCTGAAGACATTCTCACACTTCCTCCATTATTCAAGTACTTGAACTACTCTTCTATATAAATATGACTATTATAGCATATATCATACCAAACCTAATTAAACCTAAAATAATGTATTAAATATCTTTTATTAGTATTAAGTTTTTTCGTTAAACTTTGTTGCAAATGTAAAAATTATAATAAAGCTATATGGGACCTTGATTTCTTAACTCTTTTCGTAAACCTTGTTCCTTTTTCTACTTAAATTTGAGTAACTGGTGTTTATTATATGCTTTATATGGATTTTTCAGGAGAAAAGATGCCCCTCATATAGAGATATTCGTGTTTAACTCTTATTACGCAAAGCACAATTAAGGAAAACAACCTTAGAAAAAAAGGTCATCTTTATTAAGATGACCCTCATTATTCTGTTTCTATTTTGACTGATCTTGGTCAAATAGACTTACTGTATCCTTTGCAATATCCTTTAGATGATACCATAACCATTCAAATAATTCATTAATTTCCTCAATTTCACCTGTTACTTTGCCAGCAGAAGCAAGATACTGTTCCCCATTAATTACTTCACCATTAATTACTGTTGCATCACCGTTAATTTGCCCTTCTATTTTGAGCGTACCATTTTTCACAATGACTGGTCCTTCAACTATTTCCCCTTCTGGAACGGTCACTGTAGAGTTTTCAATAATTAGATTCGGTTGTTTAGATACAGTAAACTGGTCATCCTCTGTCCAGTTTGAAAATATACTACCTGCCATTAAGATGATAAAAAGCGATGCAGCTGTTAGAAAAGGATGATTTCTTAACCAACGCTTTGCGCCTGCTGATCGTTTTTCTTTAGGCAAACTTTGCATTACGCTATTTGTGAAATTGCTAGGCGCCTCTACATGAGAAATACTTTGAACGAGAGCAATGGACTTTTTAAGTTCATGGAAGTGCGCCTCACAGTCTTCACAACTTTTCACATGATCAATTAACAAATTTTTATCTTCAATTGAAATATCTTCATCTAAATATTCATGCATTAAATAAACAATGTTTTCAGGACATTTCATTTTAATCACCCCTTCATTATACATTTCGAAGTTGGTTTCTTAATGCTTCTCTACCACGATGAATCCGCGTCTTAACGGTTCCTATAGGCAAATCCAATATTTTACTTATTTCCTTTAATGGTAATTCATCAATATATTTCAATACGATGACTGTACGATATTTTTCTGGAAGCTTCAATATTTCACCTTGAATCGTTTCGTGTAACTCTAGTCTCTCAAGCTCTTCTTCAGGCAAAGCTTCGTCCGCAGCTACATTAGAATACATAGTCAGTCCGTCTGTTCCAGAAACTTCTGCATCTAAATAATAGTCTGGTTTCTTTTTCCTAATTCTATCAATTGAAAGATTTGTAGCAATTCGGTATAACCAAGTCGAAAATTTGAGATCTTGATTAAAGCTTTGAATATTAGTATATGCACGAATAAAAGCTTCTTGGGCAATATCCTCAGCCTCATGACGATTTCCAAGCATTCTATAGCATAATTGAAATACTTTATCTTTATAAATTTCTACAATTTCTGCAAATGCGTTTTGATCTCCTTTAATAACTTGTTTTATCCTTTTTTTAACAATTGTTTCCATACCATTCATACCCCCGCTCCATGCGGCTAGCTTATTTACGTCTCTAACTTATAAAAGGTTTCAAAATATGCATATAAATATTTTAACAAAATTAAGGAAGGGTGTGTTTAAAATAGTATAATTTCCATGAGGATTACAAAATTCGGTGATATAGAAA
This window encodes:
- the glmM gene encoding phosphoglucosamine mutase yields the protein MSKYFGTDGVRGVANSELTPELAFKIGRFGGYVLTKDEERPKVLIGRDTRISGHMLEGALVAGLLSIGAEVMRLGVISTPGIAYLTKALGSQAGVMISASHNPVQDNGIKFFGPDGFKLSDEQEAEIEELLDRPEDELPRPIGGDLGQVNDYFEGGQKYLQFLKQSVDEDFSGIHVALDCAHGATSSLAPHLFADLEADISTMGTSPNGVNINDNVGSTHPGSLSDLVKEKGADLGLAFDGDGDRLIAIDENGDIVDGDQIMFICSKYLKEQGRLKHQTVVSTVMSNIGFYKGLEEIEVQSIQTAVGDRYVVEEMKKNGYSLGGEQSGHIIFLDYNTTGDGLLTGIQLVNIMRATQKPLSQLANEMKKFPQLLVNVRVTDKNKVLENDKIKQVIESVEREMNGNGRVLVRPSGTEPLIRVMAEASTEELCQEYVERIVAVVKEETSEV
- a CDS encoding YbbR-like domain-containing protein, yielding MDKFMNNRWFMRIIALLLALMLYMSVYIQEQKEQSDGSLTLPLFDDSTEILEDIPVEVLYDQERFVVTGAPQSVDVRLDGPTSKVKTIIALRNIKVYANLENKSEGNYLVTLEYENVDDKVNVTFEPKSRYEVALHEKVTQEFAIKVDYNESLVTEGYTVENLVPEPTIVSITGAKEEVERTAIVRAYIDLQDVIDDITVESSVTVHDKDGQPLNVEVEPANISVGVSITSPNKVVPLNFIEEGTLQGIYIKNIEMVPDKVTVYGPKNVIDSITKDDVIDIPIDLNSITKDEEIIIPIKLPEGAAKIDPVEVKVAIDVEEEVTETFADIPIDYEGLGEGLALSFSDLENGVLDITVTGRKSSIENISNNNITATIDVANLPVGDYEVPVEVSILNEEGIEPIDISLEIPIETVKVNISGIE
- the cdaA gene encoding diadenylate cyclase CdaA codes for the protein MSSEGLSIFNYLGIIVDILVVWYVIYKLIMVVRGTRAVQLLKGITVIITIHILSQYLGLKTLGWLMNQVITWGFLAIIIIFQPELRRALEQLGRGRFFSRITINEEEEQANSIEAIVKATGYMAKRRIGALITIERETGMSDYIETGIPLHAKVSSELLINIFIPNTPLHDGAVVLQNNQVAAAACYLPLSESPFISKELGTRHRAALGVSEVTDSLTIVVSEETGSISLTKNGELHRDLTQDSFRELLTNELKPTQNQATSTRWQWRWQKNG
- a CDS encoding anti-sigma factor, which gives rise to MKCPENIVYLMHEYLDEDISIEDKNLLIDHVKSCEDCEAHFHELKKSIALVQSISHVEAPSNFTNSVMQSLPKEKRSAGAKRWLRNHPFLTAASLFIILMAGSIFSNWTEDDQFTVSKQPNLIIENSTVTVPEGEIVEGPVIVKNGTLKIEGQINGDATVINGEVINGEQYLASAGKVTGEIEEINELFEWLWYHLKDIAKDTVSLFDQDQSK
- the sigW gene encoding RNA polymerase sigma factor SigW, translated to METIVKKRIKQVIKGDQNAFAEIVEIYKDKVFQLCYRMLGNRHEAEDIAQEAFIRAYTNIQSFNQDLKFSTWLYRIATNLSIDRIRKKKPDYYLDAEVSGTDGLTMYSNVAADEALPEEELERLELHETIQGEILKLPEKYRTVIVLKYIDELPLKEISKILDLPIGTVKTRIHRGREALRNQLRNV